caaccacatggtggctcacaaccatctgtaatggggtgcagtgcccttttctggtgtctctgaagggATCaaaagtgtactcacatacattacataaataaattaaaaaaaagaaaaatgtttcagatGGGGAGGGGTAAGGTAATGTGGGAGTCAAGATTTGATGTGACAAtaattaaggtttattttattgaaGTCTGCAACAGTAGAATATACaaaccaaaattaaataaaaatgattataattttattaaacaaaagtaCATGCTgttatatacaaatgttatagtgtttattttaataaaaaattccaCTAGAACATTCAAATTCTTCTTTTGTACATAGTataatttctctatttctctctcatgCACTGGATGCATCTTTAGCTATACCTTCAGTTCCATAGTCGCTAAATTTGCTTATGTTTTGCAATAGGCTTGGCAGTTATTCATAGTAGATAATGTCCCCTGGAAAAATTCATTCTTTCTAATGCAAGTATAATATATGGAAACTTGATTAGCACAACCATTCAAGTAGTTAATACATACTTAACACATTCACTGGTGCTCTACACTCTGGAGGGAAGTAAAATGGTTGAATATGGAAATCTGGTTTGAAGGATTTGTACTGCCtgttaattttaagaaaatatggtGAATATTTTTTGCCAGGTTCTTTGTAGGGCATCTTTTACATCTTTGTTCCTCAGGCTATAGATCAGGGGATTCAACAAGGGGATGATTAGAGTATAAAAAATGGATGATATTTTATCAGTATCAATGGAATGACTAGATTCAGGttgtacatacataaatatcaATGTCCCATAGAACACTGTAACCACTGTCAAGTGGGACCCACAAGTAGAGAAAGCTTTACGTCTGCCTGCAGCAGAGTTCATCCTGAGAACAGCTATGAGAATGAGCAGGTAGGACATAAGCACAACCACAAGGGAGGAAATCAAATCAAAAGCTGCAAAGATCATAACTATCAGTTCAACTTCTTGTGTGTTTGAGCAAACCAAAGATATTAAGGGGatacagtcacaaaagaaatgaTTGATGATATTATAGCCACAGAAggataaagagaaaatatttatggtGACTACAAGTGACATAAATGTACAGTAAAGATAGGTCATTGTGACTAGGACCCAACATACCCTATGTGACATGATGACAGTGTAGAGGAGAGGcttacagatggccacatagcggtcataggacaTTGCAGACAGAATAAAGAGCTCACTGCcaatgaagagaaggaaaaaagctAGCTGTGTAGCACAAAGATAGTAGGAAATTGCATTTTGATCTACAACAAAATTTACCAACATTTTTGGTCCCACAGTTGTTGAGTAAACAAAGTCAGTGAAAGCCAAATGCctaaggaagaaatacattggtGTCTGTAATTTGGAGTCTACATTGGTAAGGATGATTATTCCCAGATTGCCAGTCACTGAGGTCAGGTAAATAATGAGAAATAACCCAAACAATGGGGCCTGCAGGTCAGGGTTCTTAGTGATTCCCATCAAGATGAATTCAGTCACCACTGTTATGTTATGTTTATCCATTCTCTATCAGAAAACCTGTCATaaacagaagcaataaaataGTAATTGTTTTAGAATGCATTATATTAAGGACAAACTATTACAAGTAAGAAATATCTAACATTTCTAACTTAAtgcataaaaatattaatatttaaaacatatttattcatAGGGATACGCAAATTAAAAGATagaagctaatttttttttactgattcATAAAATTTCTATTGAAAAAATTAGAGTAGATGAGAGAGATAGTTCCAATGTAAACATGAATTGTGACTCTGCTCTAAGGTTTTGCAGTCATTTCGTCTGGTAAACACTATATTTGTTTCTGATAGAGCTCTAAATAATATCAATATCAACAACTCATGTATAAGGTTAGAAACTTCTGTTATATACTTAACTGTCAATGGATGCTAGGTAGATAAATGGTAAATATAAGTACATCATAGATAGCCTTATagatacatataaacatgcatacatatactgatgggacaacagaagaaaagcagacatgaatatatatgtaaagaaatttaaaattatgGTTAGATTCTGTTAGAACTTAATTGTTAGATACATGGCAAATGAATCACCATTGTACTGTTGTTTTCCATCTGCATCAAATAATTTCAAttgttaataataattaattcaATAGCCTCAATAACACATGTGTCAattctcttaaaatttttatgaaaagaaaaatatgcaaatatgtgcctggagagataactcagctgTAAAAAACACATTGCTACTGTAGAGTATGTAAGTGGTTTTCTAGTACACATATTCAGTtgaaattttacaaatatttacatttgtaAAATATACCAATTCTTTTTTATCGTATAGTCTTGTGAAGTATTTATTGATGGTTGTATAGCTGATGGTGTTAATTGTCTTGGTAAACACTGTAATTATGAATAAAAATCAGCATAATTGGAAATGATATTGTTTTCCTATGAAGAAACAAAATACTGGTTAGAAGTATACAGGAAGAGCTGGGTCATTTTCTTAATAAAGATAAGCATTGCTTTGTAGAGTTagcttttttttaacattatcaCCAATTCCAATAATGTCCTTGTAGCATTTTTGGAAGAACAATTATCTATTTCAGTATTAAAGTGATATCATGAAATCATTCTCAAATATACGTcaactttttgttttgtctttactgTTGTTCAAGCCTAGACACTTACACATATTTGTGAAGAAATTTATCTGTGAGCAACCATGCCTATTGTAGAACTCTATGGAAGCAGAGTCTCATTGTGTAGAGAAGGCTGCTTAAAAAATTATACTCCTTGTATAGtgttttggtagtggtttagtccctggctccaactgcatatgtagcagagaatagccttggtggggcaccagtggaagaggaaggccttggtcctgccaaggttggacctccagtgcaggggaataaggGGGGGGTGCAATAAGGGGGATGTGTAGGAGGAATACCCGCctaggggagggggcaggagggagggattgggagcttatggacaggaaactgggaaggggaatatcatttgaaatgtaagtaaagaattatagctaataaaaaattagaaaaaagatttagcaagaaagaaaaaaaaagaaattatattcctTCTGTCTGGAATGCTGGTAATATTACTTTGAAGTTAGCCACAATGTGTGAAAGACATATTCTCTACAAATAAATGTGcatcttttcttttcaaaatgtgtGGCAATACAGAGAAAGGATCACAAAGTTCCACCACCATAAAAAATTACTAGCAATTGAAATGTGTTGATAAAGGAAAATCAGTTTCCTTAGTGGAATGACTCTGTGTATATCAAGCAAGCATCATACTCAGGAGAAGTTGGCCAAAACAAATGACTTCCATTTCTTGTCATGTGCTTTCTTTTGTTATAATCTGTTTTCTGTCCTTTAAGGTTTTTCACCCCAATTTAATATTtaggcttcattttttttaagagagagaaagaaaatataatgggCGGGTAGGGATGTGTGAGTGATCTGGGAGGTATTGGGTGGGAAAAATAAGatcaaaatattttgtataaaaattttaaaatgtcaatagATTAATGAACGGTTTTGATTTTCACTAATTGCAATataacatttataaatataataatatttcaAGTTATATTTATGTCAGTTTACTGGAATATTGTTCTCTTAGTGTGGCCATTTTATTATATCTGATAATTACCTTAACGTAACAATTATGCTTTTTGTTCTTGAAGAAATTAGGAGACTGAGACAATTTGATCAAATTATAGCAAAAAAAGACCTGAAAATAGGTTTTATGCAAAGAAGACACAGAACATTCCCCTTGGATTGAGTAATATGGGATTTAAAAATACTAAAGCTAAGCTTATTGGCTTACACCTGTAGTCCCTACTTTGCGGACATGGAGAGATAGCAGTAGAAGTTGAAGGTCATTGTTCTCTAAACAGAGAATGTCGTGTAAAACTTTAGAGGGAGATTTAGGCTctatctcaataaaataaaaagacagacagacagacagacagagagaaaatggTAGGAAGATTATAATTTTTAcacttatataatatattaatttcaCTTATATATAAGGCAGTATTTTGTGGGTATTTCAAAGATAACAAGTCTGTATTACAAAAACTGCAGGTAACTTAATAAATCATACAGTTGCCAACATTATTGTGGAAAATATTTCCAAATACTTCACAAAAAATATTACTTAGATGATGGTGCATAATTGATAATCCACACTGTCCCATCCAaaagattttattatataaatatttatatatttaaaaaattagagaatCATCTTTCAAAATTACAATGCGAAATTGTTTGAATcttgttttattctttcattttcctggattttgtaatagtaataataatagttattattattattattattattattattattattattattattattattttagtacATTGCAGAATAAAAGGTATGTGGTTAGCATGTAACAGTAATCCTATATGTTGAAGAAACACACATGGACTTCATCTTAATAGTTTTAGAGATTAATCTGATGCAAAATAATGAAACTTTATTCTCTTTTCCAATGaatcaaatttaatttttaaacctACACTCCTAGAAAAGTGAGGACAGATCACTGTAGAAAACAAGACTATTTTACCATAGGCATGAAAGCTATTACTTAATGTTCTCTTAATACTAGTTACTTTTacataatatgtaaaatattgaTGATATGGAATAATTGTTTAACTATAATGTATTGGGCCTCATTCTTATCAATGTAATTACATAAGTTGTATAGTTTGGAAATAGCATGTAACAGTAATCCTATAGAAAACACAGCAGCCACAAAGCTTAACTATTTGAAGCATattaaaaagcagaatttctactttatttttgcCTTGAAAATACTTATACTTTTCACTAATACCTCATCTCATTTCATGTGTGTGGACCAATTTTTACTTTTAgtgtattaaattaaatattttagaagtatataaaatataaacttttacACTTCCTCATTAACTTTTTTCTCTAACTTAAGTTGCTAGAGAGGGTTTTTCTTGTTCCATCATGAAGTAGTAGGAGAAAAATCATGGAAAACATCCAAAAGGACTCTGACGGCAAAAACTGAATAATGATAACGTAAAATCTTCTGCACCCCTTACCTGTGATGATATATCTTCAGTACTTCATCCATGAATAATTTAAGGCACTCTTAGATGGTAACTTATGAATATTTCTTCAAATTGTAAGGAGGCTCCCTGTGGGTGATCTTGATTAACTTAAAATGTCAGAATGCTTAATGAAATGTCTGGAGACTGTCCACTAATTGTCAAAAAGAATTTGTATTACACTTTGAATAAACTAACATTATGAGATCAGCCAAGAGATGTCTGGTTTTATCTTAAATCACTTGCATTATTATCTCAAAGGGATATTCACAACATTGGATTCATCGTAGCTTAGTTCTAACTTGATATAAAGTACAAACAACTTACGTATTCCTTTATAAATGaatcaatatataaatatgttacaCATAGTTTCTGCAATATTATCCATCCCCAAAATAATAATCTGTAAAATGTAATGACGTTGAGCCTGAA
This Rattus norvegicus strain BN/NHsdMcwi chromosome 3, GRCr8, whole genome shotgun sequence DNA region includes the following protein-coding sequences:
- the Or8k33 gene encoding olfactory receptor Olr508, translated to MDKHNITVVTEFILMGITKNPDLQAPLFGLFLIIYLTSVTGNLGIIILTNVDSKLQTPMYFFLRHLAFTDFVYSTTVGPKMLVNFVVDQNAISYYLCATQLAFFLLFIGSELFILSAMSYDRYVAICKPLLYTVIMSHRVCWVLVTMTYLYCTFMSLVVTINIFSLSFCGYNIINHFFCDCIPLISLVCSNTQEVELIVMIFAAFDLISSLVVVLMSYLLILIAVLRMNSAAGRRKAFSTCGSHLTVVTVFYGTLIFMYVQPESSHSIDTDKISSIFYTLIIPLLNPLIYSLRNKDVKDALQRTWQKIFTIFS
- the Or8k33 gene encoding olfactory receptor Olr508 isoform X1 codes for the protein MTVSSGLLKTYIVVTEFILMGITKNPDLQAPLFGLFLIIYLTSVTGNLGIIILTNVDSKLQTPMYFFLRHLAFTDFVYSTTVGPKMLVNFVVDQNAISYYLCATQLAFFLLFIGSELFILSAMSYDRYVAICKPLLYTVIMSHRVCWVLVTMTYLYCTFMSLVVTINIFSLSFCGYNIINHFFCDCIPLISLVCSNTQEVELIVMIFAAFDLISSLVVVLMSYLLILIAVLRMNSAAGRRKAFSTCGSHLTVVTVFYGTLIFMYVQPESSHSIDTDKISSIFYTLIIPLLNPLIYSLRNKDVKDALQRTWQKIFTIFS